The window TTTTAATCAAGTATTATTTAAAAACTACAAGGTGATTATTTATATGATGGCCATGGGCATTATTGTCAGGGACATCGCACCTTATTTAAAACATAAAAGTATGGACCCTGCGGTATTGTGTTTATCACCGGATGGGTCATACCTTATTCCTGTTTTATCGGGACATCTTGGTGGAGCCAATAAGATTGCTAGGCATCTATCCAGCAGAATCCAAGCTAAGCCTGTTATTACAACGGCATCGGATTTGATGCACAAAACAGCTGTGGACTTATTAGCCAAGGACCATGATTTGGTGATTGGTAATTATCAAGATGCCAAGCTATTAACGGCAATGATGATTAATGATGACCAAATTGATATCATTTCGGATATACCCATGAAGGGTATTGAGCTTACAACAACTTTAAGAGAAGGAACTAAGGGAATTATCCATATCACCCATAGAACCCATAAGAAATATCCTCTACCAACGGCAACCCTGATACCCAGAAACATTGTCATTGGTATTGGTGCTAAAAGGGACACCACTTACGAAGCCATTCATGGATTTTTAAAGGATTGTCTGAAACAACATCATCTATCAAGAAAAGCCATTGGATGTGTAGCATCCATTGACTTAAAAAAGGATGAGGCTGGTATTTTAGAACTGGTAAAACAATTAGATGCAACCTATTGTGTCTATACCGCGGAGGAACTTGCACAGGTCGTGGAGCGGTTTGACCAATCGCCTTTTGTGAAACAGATTACAGGGGTTGGAGCTGTGTCCATGCCCAGCGGTTATTTAGCATCCAATAAGGGTACATGTATAGCTAAGAAAATGAAACACAACGGTATAACCATCAGCATATGGGAAGAAAGGAAGGACATCCATGATTAATATTGTTAGCACAGGCCCAGGACAACAAGATTGTATGAGCTATGAAGCGGTAGAAGCCATCAAACAATCCGATGTCATTGTTGGATACAAGAAATATATCGAACTCATTACACCTCTCATCCATGAACAGGAAGTCTTTTATAACGGTATGAAAAAAGAAGTGGACCGTTGTAAAAAAGCCTTAGCATTTGCAAAAGCTGGAAAAACAGTAGCCATGGTAAGTGGCGGCGATGCAGGCATCTATGGTATTGGTGGCATTATGCAAGAGATCGTATTAGAAGAACAAAGTGATATCGAGGTAAGATGCTATCCGGGGATAACATCTGCTCATGCAGCAGCGGCTGTATTAGGTGCACCTATTGTTCATGATTCTGTGTACATCAGCCTCAGTGATTTACTTACAGATATAGAAGTCATTAAGAAGCGTCTTCACGCAGCAGGTATGGGGGATTTTATCACATGTATCTATAACCCTAAGAGTAAAGGTCGCCCTCATTATATCAGCATGGCTAGGGATATTTTACTGGAATATAAAGATAGCCAGACACCAGTAGGCATTGTGAAAAATGCTCGTCGAGATAACCAAGAGGTTTACATCACAACACTGCAAGACATGTGTGATGTTCCCATCGACATGTCCAGTATGGTGATCGTGGGTAATGGTGATACCTATGTGAAGAACGGTAAAATGATTACGCCAAGAGGTTACAGAAGGTAAGGTGAAGCTTATGCAAATACTTATTTTTGCAGGGACGCGTAATGGAAGAGAATTAGCTGTGGAATTAGCGGATAAGGGTCATGGTGTTACGGTTTCTTCCATGAGTGCACATGGTAATGGTCTTGTTCCAGAACATGGACATATTAAGGGTATATATGGTAAGATGATTCAAGAAGATATTGAGCAGTATATGAGGGAACAGCATATAGATGTGGTGATTGATGCAACACATCCATATGCTGTGGCTATATCACGTAACATTATAGGAAGCACCCATGCCCTAGGTACACCCATGATCAGGTACGAGAGAAAGTCAAGTATTTGTAAAGATATGGGAAAGCATGTGGACACTTACGCAGAAGCCTGTCAGTATTTGAATAACCATCAAGGTCAAATATTGTTCTCAACAGGTGTTAACCATATTGATGAACTGGTAAGGCTATTGGATAAAAAACGTATGGTTGTGCGTATATTGCCTGTAGAAACATCCATACAAAAAGCATATGATTGCGGTTTACAAGACAATCAGATTATCGCTCTTAATCCACCCTATACACTGGAAGATAATTTAAAGCACATTAAAACGTATCATATTCAATATCTTGTTACCAAAGATAGTGGACATGAAGGTGGTACATGTATGAAAATAGAAGCTGCCAAACAAGCAGGTATCGAATTAATTGTTATCGATCGACCAAAGATACAGTATCCTGTTTGTTACGATGAGAAAGAAAAGGTCTTGGCACATGTTTATGGATTGAACAAGTAAGTGAACAGCTCAAACATCACAATTTCGGTCAAGAAACAGTAACCGTTTCTATGTTATTCTGTAATAGGAGGTGAGGGAGTGACGAACCAAGAACAGGTAGATGCAGTAAGCAGAATGCAAAACTATATTCATGAACATATGCATGAGCCCATCACATTATATGATTTATCCCAGGTTGCTGGGTATTCGCCATGGCATAGCGCTAAGATATTCAAGCAACTAACGAACAAGACAGCTTTTGAGTATATACGAGATTTACGGTTATCACGTGCTGCTCTTGTCCTAAGGGATCAGAAGACAAAAGTACTTGATGTGGCCCTTGATTATGTGTTTCAATCTCATGAAGGTTTTACAAGAGCATTCTCCAAAGCATTTGGTGTATCGCCTAAGCGGTATGCCGATAATCCAACTCCCATTAAACTCTTCATTGATTATCCTGTTCGTGATTATTATCACTATAAGAAGGGAGACCGCAATATGAAGGAAAAGAAAGAGACACATACTGTTTTTGTCCAAGTGATTGACCGTGAGGCAAGGAAACTTATACTAAAGAGGGGTGTGAAAGCAACCCATTATTTTGAATACTGTGAAGAGGTTGGTTGTGATATTTGGGGGATATTAACCAGTGTGAAAGATGCCCTTTACGAGCCCATAGGGGTATGGTTACCTCCTAAGATGGTACCAGCAGGCACATCCATATATGCACAAGGGGTAGAAGTTTCTAAGGACTATTCAGGTAAAATACCGGAAGGGTTTGATATCATTGACTTACCCCCTTGTAAGATGATGGTATTTCAAGGCCAGCCTTATGAAGATGAACAATTTGGTGAGGCAATAGATGATGTAGAGAAAGCAATCCAAGGTTACGATCCAACCGTTTATGGATTTGCATGGGCTGAAGACGATGGACCAAGATTTCAGTTGGAACCAAGGGGTTATCGAGGTTATATTGAAGCTAAGCCCGTCAGGGAAATAAAATAATACCATAAGGTAGGTAAGAGCTAGAAAGTGGCTAAAGGTCATTTTCTAGTTTTTTTATTTTATTGGAAAGTTCTCAATTCAACAAATGATGTAGAAGCGTTCTCATTTGTGCTATGGAAACTTTCATAACGAAACAACTTGCTTCGCAATACGCGACATAGTCGCTTTGTTCTACGAACGCGTTATATACCCGCTAGAATAAATAACAGAATAAGTACTTGGATGATTGACAAGCAGTAAATAGAGGGATATACTAAGCAGAGCAATATAGACCATCGTAGGAGGATCTAAACAATGAATCTAAGTTTATATGGCATCGCCATAATATGCCTCGTATTTTCTTATTATAAAAACAAACAGAAGACCATGAAAGCCTTAAAGAAAGCTTGGAAAGCCTTTGAGAATTTATTGCCACAATTATTAGGCGTAATTGTCCTTGTGGGCATCATGCTTGCCATATTTCATACAGAAATGATCTCAAAAGTGATTGGAGCAGAATCCGGTTGGTACGGTACACTGATAGCTGGCATCATCGGTTCTGTCACGCTTATACCTGGATTTGTTGCATTTCCAACAGCAGCGCTTTTACTAAAGAATGGCGCAGGGTATGTCCAGATTGGAGCGTTTGTCTCAACGTTAATGATGGTAGGTCTTATGACCTTACCTGTTGAAATAAAGTATTTTGGTAAGAAATTAAGTATTATACGAAATATGATTGCATTTATCTTTTCATTTGTTGTAGCACTAATTATTGGAAAGGTGGTAACAGGCACATGGCTATAGTTAAACGGTATCGTTTTTTCATTGTAACACTCGTGATGTTAGGTGTGTTATTTCTTGTTAATAAAGAATATGGTCTGCAAGCGGTTCATGTAACGGGCTATTCCTTAAAAGAAATGGCACTTATTATTCCTCCCATATTTATTTTCTTAGGTTTATTGGATGTCTGGGTACCTAGAGAAACCATGGTGCGTTTTATGGGCGAAGGCTCTGGGCTAAAAGGTATTGTTCTAGCCTTTATCTTAGGATCTGCCGCAGCAGGACCGCTATATGGTGCTTTTCCTATAGCAGCCGTATTTATGAAAAAAGGTGTTAAGTTTACCAATATCCTTATTTTTATTGGTGCATGGTCCACCACCAAAATCCCCATGTTTCTATTTGAATTATCATCCCTTGGAACAAAGTTTGCAATCACTCGGTTATTGATTGATATTCCAGGTATCATCATTATTGCTTATTTTCTTGCAAGGATTATGCCCAAGGAAGAGATTAAGAGGATCTATGAGAGGGCTGAGTCTTTATAGAAAGGATTAGATAGATGTTATTTCATAGAAAGCACAGTAACTTTAGTTTATGCTATTGTGGTGTAGTTGAAGAAGACTTTATATTGATAAATATATAGAATAGTGTTTGGAGTGAAAAAGTAGATGGAGAGTAAAATAAAAACAATAGGGATATTTCCTAACAAAGGAATTAGTAACATAGACCTTAGAATGGATAAAATGGAAGTACATAAAAACATAGGAATTCCTTTTGTAGTTAAAGAAAATAGTTGCTATTTAAAAGAAGCTTATTTAAACTTTAATTTGGTTTTGGAATATAATGATTACAAAGTAAGTAATATTGAATTTGCTAGGCCTATAATAAACGATTATAAAATACTATTATATGACATAGAAATATTTAAGGTAAATGTACATGATTTTATACAAAAATTAATGAGTCAATACCATATTTTATTTGACAGTGAAAACATTAAAGATAGTTCACTTTTTGAATGTAAAGAGTTAGGGATGAATTTTTGGAGGACTTATGAAGAGCGTGAATATTTTGAGGCTATATCTATATATTGATTTCAATAACATACATTATACTATATCATGGTTGAGCAAATAGTAAAGGAACATGTACCATAGTTGTTAAATGAATCATCATTTTACGTCACATGAACGCTAAAAACGGCATAATAAAGAAATAATCTTATCTTTTATTAGATAAGTTTTTTTATGGGAATTTCCCATAAAAGCCATAGGACACCTGCTATATATTATATAATCAAATGAGGTGAATAAATATATTGGAGGTGCAACATGATACATCAGCATAAAAAAATCATAGACGACTTTCTTTGGGATGTATTAGAAGAGAAGGTTCGTACGTGTGAAGCCCATAATAAGGATGTGATAGAACAACGGCATTCATTAAAAGAAGTGGATAAGCAGTTGAGTGATATAATGTATAACTTGGATAACAAAGAGCGTGACGTACTTGATGTGTATTTGAGTACCCGTAATTATATACAAGGGCTCATTCAATATGATTTGTACCGTCAAGGTATAAGAGATGGCATACAATTGTTAAAAGATTTAAAAGTGATATAAAAAAGTATCAATAAGTATCATTATTATGTATAATATTAGGTGGGTATAAATGAATTGGTTATATATACCGTTCATTTAGAATTGATCACAATACGAAGTAAAGGTGGCACAATCTTTTATCAAATGGTGAAG is drawn from Vallitalea pronyensis and contains these coding sequences:
- a CDS encoding cobalt-precorrin 5A hydrolase, with protein sequence MKWAMVALNRQTVAYAVKMREKCADLADIHIYTLPKYQVEHVEVIEGGLKAFNQVLFKNYKVIIYMMAMGIIVRDIAPYLKHKSMDPAVLCLSPDGSYLIPVLSGHLGGANKIARHLSSRIQAKPVITTASDLMHKTAVDLLAKDHDLVIGNYQDAKLLTAMMINDDQIDIISDIPMKGIELTTTLREGTKGIIHITHRTHKKYPLPTATLIPRNIVIGIGAKRDTTYEAIHGFLKDCLKQHHLSRKAIGCVASIDLKKDEAGILELVKQLDATYCVYTAEELAQVVERFDQSPFVKQITGVGAVSMPSGYLASNKGTCIAKKMKHNGITISIWEERKDIHD
- the cobJ gene encoding precorrin-3B C(17)-methyltransferase codes for the protein MINIVSTGPGQQDCMSYEAVEAIKQSDVIVGYKKYIELITPLIHEQEVFYNGMKKEVDRCKKALAFAKAGKTVAMVSGGDAGIYGIGGIMQEIVLEEQSDIEVRCYPGITSAHAAAAVLGAPIVHDSVYISLSDLLTDIEVIKKRLHAAGMGDFITCIYNPKSKGRPHYISMARDILLEYKDSQTPVGIVKNARRDNQEVYITTLQDMCDVPIDMSSMVIVGNGDTYVKNGKMITPRGYRR
- the cobK gene encoding precorrin-6A reductase, which gives rise to MQILIFAGTRNGRELAVELADKGHGVTVSSMSAHGNGLVPEHGHIKGIYGKMIQEDIEQYMREQHIDVVIDATHPYAVAISRNIIGSTHALGTPMIRYERKSSICKDMGKHVDTYAEACQYLNNHQGQILFSTGVNHIDELVRLLDKKRMVVRILPVETSIQKAYDCGLQDNQIIALNPPYTLEDNLKHIKTYHIQYLVTKDSGHEGGTCMKIEAAKQAGIELIVIDRPKIQYPVCYDEKEKVLAHVYGLNK
- a CDS encoding helix-turn-helix transcriptional regulator, whose amino-acid sequence is MTNQEQVDAVSRMQNYIHEHMHEPITLYDLSQVAGYSPWHSAKIFKQLTNKTAFEYIRDLRLSRAALVLRDQKTKVLDVALDYVFQSHEGFTRAFSKAFGVSPKRYADNPTPIKLFIDYPVRDYYHYKKGDRNMKEKKETHTVFVQVIDREARKLILKRGVKATHYFEYCEEVGCDIWGILTSVKDALYEPIGVWLPPKMVPAGTSIYAQGVEVSKDYSGKIPEGFDIIDLPPCKMMVFQGQPYEDEQFGEAIDDVEKAIQGYDPTVYGFAWAEDDGPRFQLEPRGYRGYIEAKPVREIK
- a CDS encoding permease, with translation MNLSLYGIAIICLVFSYYKNKQKTMKALKKAWKAFENLLPQLLGVIVLVGIMLAIFHTEMISKVIGAESGWYGTLIAGIIGSVTLIPGFVAFPTAALLLKNGAGYVQIGAFVSTLMMVGLMTLPVEIKYFGKKLSIIRNMIAFIFSFVVALIIGKVVTGTWL
- a CDS encoding permease, yielding MAIVKRYRFFIVTLVMLGVLFLVNKEYGLQAVHVTGYSLKEMALIIPPIFIFLGLLDVWVPRETMVRFMGEGSGLKGIVLAFILGSAAAGPLYGAFPIAAVFMKKGVKFTNILIFIGAWSTTKIPMFLFELSSLGTKFAITRLLIDIPGIIIIAYFLARIMPKEEIKRIYERAESL